A region of Vitis vinifera cultivar Pinot Noir 40024 chromosome 13, ASM3070453v1 DNA encodes the following proteins:
- the LOC109123731 gene encoding uncharacterized protein LOC109123731, producing MATKAAPKMSLKLLINKKDNKVVFAEAEYSFIDFLFNLLTLPIGTIVSFLPKENCLRNLHESINKLEEAYLLPNQSNDSPLKLNTPVDAILPFFDLPLSWSDRHVKDDLVTYMVANDLSVTPMSMTSTMALFKKYNISEVGVLEEKVVAIGLEEALDLLHCALHSKEALTKVFLEKEETKTKEG from the exons ATGGCAACTAAAGCAGCCCCTAAGATGAGCTTGAAGCTTCTAATCAACAAAAAGGACAATAAAGTTGTCTTTGCTGAAGCTGAATATTCTTTCATAGATTTCCTATTCAACCTCCTGACTTTGCCCATTGGCACCATCGTGAGTTTCCTCCCAAAAGAAAATTGCCTAAGAAACCTGCATGAAAGTATCAACAAACTGGAAGAAGCATACTTGCTGCCTAACCAGAGCAATGACTCGCCCCTAAAACTGAATACACCAGTCGATGCTATTCTTCCTTTCTTTGATCTTCCTTTATCATGGAGTGATAGACATGTGAAGGACGACTTGGTTACGTACATGGTGGCTAATGACTTGTCGGTTACACCCATGTCTATGACATCAACCATGGCTCTGTTTAAAAAGTACAACATAAGTGAAGTTGGTGttcttgaggaaaaggtggttGCCATTGGCCTTGAAGAG GCTTTGGACCTGTTGCATTGTGCTTTGCATTCCAAGGAAGCTCTCACTAAGGTTTTccttgagaaagaagaaacaaaaacaaaagaaggataA
- the LOC109123732 gene encoding uncharacterized protein LOC109123732: protein MSLKLLINKKDNKVVFAEAEYSFIDFLFNLLTLPIGTIVSFLPKENCLRNLHESINKLEEAYLLPNQSNDSPLKLNTPVDAILPFFDLPLSWSDRHVKDDLVTYMVANDLSVTPMSMTSTMALFKKYNISEVGVLEEKVVAIGLEEALLLLHCALHSKEALTKVFL from the exons ATGAGCTTGAAGCTTCTAATCAACAAAAAGGACAATAAAGTTGTCTTTGCTGAAGCTGAATATTCTTTCATAGATTTCCTATTCAACCTCCTGACTTTGCCCATTGGCACCATCGTGAGTTTCCTCCCAAAAGAAAATTGCCTAAGAAACCTTCATGAAAGTATCAACAAACTGGAAGAAGCTTACTTGCTGCCTAACCAAAGCAATGACTCGCCCCTAAAACTGAATACACCTGTCGATGCTATTCTTCCTTTCTTTGATCTTCCTTTATCATGGAGTGATAGACATGTGAAGGACGACTTGGTTACGTACATGGTGGCTAATGACTTGTCGGTTACACCCATGTCTATGACATCAACCATGGCTCTGTTTAAAAAGTACAACATAAGCGAAGTTGGTGttcttgaggaaaaggtggttGCCATTGGCCTTGAAGAG GCTTTGCTCTTGTTGCATTGTGCTTTGCATTCCAAGGAAGCTCTCACTAAGGTCTTCCtttag
- the LOC104881147 gene encoding uncharacterized protein LOC104881147: MASMSSTPKMSLKLLINKKDDKVVFAEAEYDFIDFLFNLLTLPIGTIVSLLPKENCLRNLHKSINKLEEAYLLPNQSVDSLLKMNTPVDAILHFFDLPLSSSDRHVKDGLVTYMVADDLSVTPMSMTSTMALFKKYNIQEVDVLEEKVVSIEFVGALDLLHFALHSKEALTKVFLGKEETKTKEG, encoded by the exons ATGGCTTCCATGTCAT CAACCCCTAAGATGAGCTTGAAGCTTCTAATCAACAAAAAGGATGATAAAGTTGTCTTTGCTGAAGCTGAATATGATTTCATAGATTTCCTATTCAACCTCCTAACTTTGCCCATTGGCACCATCGTGAGTTTACTCCCAAAAGAAAATTGCCTAAGAAACCTGCATAAAAGTATCAACAAACTGGAAGAAGCTTACTTGCTGCCTAACCAAAGTGTGGACTCGCTCCTAAAAATGAATACACCAGTCGACGCtattcttcatttctttgaTCTTCCTTTGTCATCGAGTGATAGACATGTGAAAGACGGCTTAGTTACCTACATGGTGGCTGATGACTTGTCGGTAACACCCATGTCCATGACATCAACCATGGCTCTGTTTAAGAAGTACAACATACAAGAAGTTGATGttcttgaggaaaaggtggtttCAATTGAGTTCGTAGGG GCTTTGGACCTATTGCATTTTGCTTTGCATTCCAAGGAAGCTCTCACTAAGGTCTTCCTTgggaaagaagaaacaaaaacaaaagaaggataA